From one Bacillus sp. FJAT-42376 genomic stretch:
- a CDS encoding LysR family transcriptional regulator, translating into MNIEQLEHVAEAAKAGSLTKAADHLHVSLSAISQSVSKLERELGIQLFIRNRQGTALTAEGMKIIEKAEKVLAAIGELKEEANRCSDTLAGDLKIGMIPGPINLLIDMVSAYKTDYPNVKVEIYEMGPVKIAEGILNNDLDIGLILTSHSFAVQNHELIAEKILEGKMVAGVHKQSPLAGLDRISPERLIKETLVLYNDDYIKKFAYDTLSPYGPIDVLFTTNNTEAIKRAVQSGVAVTLGMDYSFRSRSPYPNDTVIPIEIDAADKEPLHLALIRRKDTVPSRKVKEFMRRIHRELK; encoded by the coding sequence TTGAATATTGAGCAATTGGAGCATGTGGCAGAAGCGGCGAAAGCGGGATCGCTTACGAAGGCTGCCGACCATCTGCATGTGAGCCTGTCCGCCATCAGCCAGTCGGTCAGTAAGCTGGAAAGAGAACTGGGTATCCAGCTTTTCATCCGCAATCGCCAAGGCACCGCGTTAACGGCCGAAGGGATGAAAATCATAGAAAAAGCGGAAAAAGTTCTCGCTGCCATCGGAGAATTGAAGGAAGAAGCGAATCGCTGCTCCGATACGCTTGCCGGAGATTTGAAAATTGGGATGATCCCGGGTCCGATTAATCTTTTAATCGATATGGTTTCCGCGTACAAAACCGATTATCCGAACGTGAAAGTGGAAATCTATGAAATGGGGCCCGTGAAAATTGCCGAAGGGATTCTGAATAATGATCTGGATATCGGGCTGATTTTAACCTCTCATTCATTTGCGGTTCAAAACCACGAACTGATTGCCGAGAAGATTCTGGAAGGGAAAATGGTGGCGGGTGTTCATAAACAATCTCCGCTCGCAGGGCTGGACCGGATCTCTCCGGAGCGTCTCATTAAGGAAACGCTCGTCCTGTATAACGATGACTACATCAAAAAGTTCGCGTACGATACTCTATCTCCTTATGGTCCAATCGATGTTCTCTTTACAACGAATAACACGGAAGCGATCAAGCGGGCCGTGCAAAGCGGGGTGGCCGTTACCCTCGGGATGGATTACTCTTTCCGCAGCCGTTCCCCCTATCCAAACGATACGGTCATACCGATTGAGATTGATGCGGCCGATAAAGAACCGCTTCACCTGGCTCTCATCAGGAGGAAAGACACGGTCCCTTCAAGAAAGGTAAAGGAGTTCATGAGAAGAATTCACAGGGAGCTTAAATAG
- a CDS encoding MFS transporter, with protein MSEITSPKKLGMGALFQNRVIRTILFSVFFLQIGIWVRNYSILLYVIEKTNENPIAVSLISVAEFAPIFLFSFIGGTFADRWRPKRTMVWCDLLSAVSVFMVLITLFFGDWKIIFFATLVSSILSQFSQPAGMKLFKLHVPAELVQMGMSMYQTVFALFMILGPILGTFVFQRFGILAAVGIMGVAFLVSAAILLMLPPDPEPAKEKPKTTLMEEMKEGFRYVLNSKALTLLGACFAAAGLAIGLTQPLGVFLITERLGLPKEELQWLMAAFGIGMILGGGITIAISKKVMPQMLLAIGMAASAIGMVGMGLSTELWLTLAAQFFAGLFMPCIHIGINTMILQNTEESFIGRVNGILNPLFMGAMVITMSASGVLKKNLSIVYLYEISAILLVIGVLVLVPIMKKSSVKRELKQGM; from the coding sequence ATGTCGGAAATAACAAGTCCGAAAAAGCTTGGGATGGGGGCTTTGTTTCAAAACCGGGTGATCAGAACGATCCTATTTTCGGTGTTTTTCCTGCAGATTGGGATTTGGGTGAGGAATTATTCGATTCTCCTGTATGTCATCGAAAAGACGAATGAAAATCCGATCGCGGTGTCGCTCATATCCGTTGCAGAATTTGCTCCGATCTTCTTGTTTTCCTTTATTGGCGGAACGTTCGCGGACAGGTGGCGGCCGAAAAGGACGATGGTGTGGTGTGACCTGTTAAGCGCGGTTTCCGTGTTTATGGTTCTGATTACGCTGTTCTTTGGGGACTGGAAAATTATTTTCTTCGCGACGCTCGTTTCCTCGATTCTCTCCCAGTTTTCCCAGCCGGCTGGGATGAAGCTCTTTAAGCTGCATGTTCCGGCAGAGCTTGTTCAAATGGGGATGTCGATGTACCAGACCGTTTTTGCCCTGTTTATGATTTTAGGTCCAATCCTTGGAACATTTGTGTTTCAGCGGTTCGGCATTCTCGCCGCTGTCGGAATAATGGGGGTTGCCTTCCTCGTCTCGGCGGCCATTCTTCTCATGCTGCCGCCGGATCCTGAACCGGCCAAGGAAAAACCGAAGACAACGTTAATGGAAGAAATGAAGGAAGGATTCCGCTATGTATTGAACAGCAAAGCGCTCACCCTTCTTGGAGCATGCTTTGCCGCGGCGGGGCTTGCCATCGGGTTGACGCAGCCGCTCGGTGTGTTCCTGATTACGGAAAGGCTCGGACTTCCTAAAGAAGAGCTGCAATGGCTCATGGCCGCCTTCGGAATCGGGATGATCCTCGGCGGGGGAATCACGATTGCTATTTCCAAAAAAGTGATGCCGCAAATGCTCCTTGCAATCGGGATGGCAGCGAGCGCGATTGGAATGGTCGGCATGGGGCTGTCCACAGAATTATGGCTCACCTTAGCCGCTCAATTTTTTGCAGGGTTGTTCATGCCGTGCATTCACATAGGAATCAACACTATGATTCTGCAAAATACGGAAGAGTCCTTCATCGGAAGGGTCAACGGTATTCTGAATCCGCTCTTTATGGGAGCGATGGTTATTACGATGTCCGCTTCAGGCGTGCTGAAAAAGAATCTTTCCATCGTGTACTTGTACGAAATATCCGCCATTCTCCTCGTGATTGGCGTGCTGGTCCTTGTGCCGATCATGAAGAAATCGTCCGTTAAACGGGAATTGAAGCAGGGGATGTAA